In a genomic window of Gossypium arboreum isolate Shixiya-1 chromosome 7, ASM2569848v2, whole genome shotgun sequence:
- the LOC108471412 gene encoding E3 ubiquitin-protein ligase PUB23-like — MDEIEIPQYFICPISLQIMKDPVTAVTGITYDRESIEQWLKTSKDTTCPVTKQALPSDSDLTPNHTLWRLIQAWSAANASNGMDLVPTPKTPVSKSRVVKLIRDFGVPSFYMNALKKMEVLAKDNERNRKCLEEAGVPKAVILLLITCHRQGKISCLEQALRILHLIWTPCSEIKALVNQNCDFIDCLTWILLCETENPVIVRTHVMVILKRVIEVTNSRLLEKLKPEFFKQMLRVLKSKTSQQATKSALHILIQTCLWGRNKAKMMEANVIFELIEFELEKPEKHVTELIINLLAHLCSCADGRAQFLGHAGSIAMVAKRILRVSPATDDRAVQILKSISKYAATNHVLVEMLKVGAVTKLCMVMQADCAAYVKEKARGILRLHSTLWNGSPCIAVYLLTRYQR; from the coding sequence ATGGATGAAATAGAAATACCTCAATATTTCATCTGTCCAATATCACTGCAAATCATGAAGGACCCTGTTACAGCGGTTACAGGCATCACTTACGACAGGGAAAGCATAGAGCAATGGTTGAAGACTTCAAAGGACACGACCTGCCCCGTTACCAAGCAGGCTTTGCCATCGGATTCTGATTTAACACCCAACCACACGCTGTGGCGGCTGATTCAGGCATGGTCTGCAGCAAATGCAAGTAATGGCATGGATTTAGTTCCCACACCCAAAACTCCTGTCAGCAAGAGCCGTGTTGTTAAACTCATTCGTGACTTTGGGGTCCCTAGTTTTTATATGAACGCTTTGAAGAAAATGGAAGTCCTTGCCAAGGACAATGAGAGGAACCGGAAATGTCTGGAGGAAGCAGGTGTCCCGAAGGCTGTGATTTTGTTATTAATCACATGTCACAGACAAGGTAAAATTAGCTGTCTTGAACAAGCTTTGAGGATTCTGCATCTTATTTGGACACCATGTAGTGAAATCAAGGCTCTTGTAAATCAAAATTGCGATTTCATAGACTGTTTGACATGGATTCTTTTGTGTGAGACTGAGAATCCTGTTATTGTCAGGACTCATGTAATGGTAATCTTGAAAAGGGTGATTGAAGTCACTAATTCAAGGTTGTTGGAGAAGTTGAAACCCGAATTCTTCAAACAAATGTTACGGGTACTGAAATCCAAAACCTCTCAACAAGCTACCAAATCCGCCTTGCACATCTTGATCCAAACATGTCTTTGGGGAAGAAACAAAGCCAAAATGATGGAAGCCAATGTGATTTTCGAGCTCATCGAATTTGAGCTGGAGAAACCCGAAAAGCATGTCACGGAACTGATCATCAATCTCTTGGCACATCTCTGTTCATGTGCCGATGGAAGAGCTCAATTTCTAGGCCACGCCGGGAGCATAGCCATGGTGGCTAAAAGGATCCTAAGAGTCTCTCCGGCGACAGATGATCGAGCTGTTCAAATACTTAAATCAATCTCCAAATATGCTGCAACAAATCATGTACTTGTAGAGATGTTGAAGGTTGGGGCAGTAACAAAGCTTTGCATGGTAATGCAAGCAGATTGTGCCGCATATGTCAAAGAGAAAGCCAGGGGAATCCTTAGATTACACTCCACCTTATGGAATGGTTCTCCCTGTATTGCTGTTTATCTGTTAACCAGGTACCAAAGGTAA